From the Deltaproteobacteria bacterium genome, one window contains:
- a CDS encoding zinc-binding dehydrogenase, with product MKAVYIPETGGPEVLTYGDVPEPEIGAGDLLVRVGAAALNRRDLFAREGSHGVKPPLPHVPGLEVAGEVVEAGAEADGFKAGDRVLGRCRGGGYAELARMEAADAYVFPEWMSFEEAACIAVPFGTAWRMLVVRAKVQAGEDVLVIAAGSGIGSGAIQLCKLLGARVITTAGAQWKLDKAAELGADAGINYKEFPEFSKKVQELTGGEGVHVIFEHVGAPVWRECFASLRRGGRFINSGVTAGHRVELHLGQLWTRELTLMGTTMRPREDMPEIMKLVYERKLHGVLSEALPLSEAARAHELMERSEFFGKIVLVP from the coding sequence ATGAAGGCGGTCTACATTCCTGAAACCGGCGGCCCGGAGGTACTGACCTACGGCGACGTCCCCGAGCCCGAGATCGGTGCCGGCGATCTGCTGGTCCGGGTTGGCGCGGCGGCGCTCAACCGCCGGGACCTGTTCGCGCGCGAAGGCAGCCACGGCGTCAAGCCGCCGCTGCCGCACGTGCCGGGCCTCGAAGTGGCCGGCGAGGTGGTGGAGGCCGGGGCGGAGGCGGACGGCTTCAAGGCCGGCGACCGGGTGCTGGGACGCTGCCGAGGCGGCGGCTACGCGGAGTTGGCGCGGATGGAGGCCGCCGACGCCTACGTCTTCCCGGAATGGATGTCCTTCGAGGAGGCCGCGTGCATCGCCGTGCCCTTCGGCACCGCATGGCGCATGCTGGTGGTACGGGCGAAAGTCCAGGCCGGCGAGGATGTCCTGGTCATCGCCGCGGGCAGCGGCATCGGTAGCGGTGCGATCCAGCTCTGCAAGCTCCTGGGCGCGCGGGTGATCACCACCGCCGGCGCCCAGTGGAAGCTCGACAAGGCCGCCGAGCTGGGCGCCGACGCGGGCATCAACTACAAGGAATTCCCCGAGTTCAGCAAGAAGGTCCAGGAGTTGACCGGCGGCGAGGGCGTCCACGTAATCTTCGAGCACGTGGGCGCGCCGGTGTGGCGCGAGTGCTTCGCCAGCCTGCGGCGCGGCGGCCGCTTCATCAACTCCGGGGTCACCGCCGGCCACCGGGTGGAACTGCACCTCGGGCAGCTCTGGACCCGGGAGCTGACCCTCATGGGCACCACCATGCGGCCGCGCGAGGACATGCCGGAGATCATGAAACTGGTGTACGAGCGCAAGCTGCACGGCGTCCTGTCCGAGGCGCTGCCGCTAAGCGAGGCCGCCCGCGCCCACGAGTTGATGGAGCGGAGCGAGTTCTTCGGCAAGATCGTGCTGGTGCCGTAG